One Maledivibacter sp. genomic window carries:
- a CDS encoding DMT family transporter: MTDKRSIGIFVTLISCLIWGFSFVSSKALLDYMTPTIMAFLRYAIATVFLFIILKITKVKEGIKPKHILKIAVSGTLGITFYFYLAIVALRSISVSMVGLFNGAIPILTLAVEVIFLGKQVTKRILFAFLLSASGIFMTVMESNTLMMGNSWIGYVFMVLAIMSWIAYTFITPQLLKEYSSINVLFYQTLFATISLFPFAAIGIHNISNFWEIVCLNNVIGNLLFLGIFCSAISYYLYVVGLDFLGSSTTAIFMNFIPMVSMIGAYFILDEAITPIKFIGLCVVIASIILVNFDGSKKWEKAKKKLV; this comes from the coding sequence TAGTTGTTTGATTTGGGGATTTTCTTTTGTAAGTTCGAAGGCTTTATTAGATTATATGACTCCAACAATTATGGCATTTTTACGATATGCTATTGCAACGGTTTTTCTATTTATTATTTTAAAGATCACTAAAGTAAAGGAAGGTATAAAGCCAAAACATATATTAAAGATTGCTGTAAGTGGTACTTTGGGAATAACCTTCTATTTTTATTTAGCAATTGTTGCATTGAGAAGTATATCTGTATCAATGGTAGGTTTATTTAATGGAGCTATACCTATTCTCACATTAGCAGTAGAAGTTATATTTTTAGGAAAGCAAGTGACTAAAAGAATATTATTTGCTTTTTTGCTTTCCGCCTCTGGCATATTTATGACTGTCATGGAATCAAATACACTGATGATGGGAAATAGTTGGATTGGGTATGTTTTTATGGTACTGGCTATCATGAGTTGGATAGCATATACGTTTATAACTCCACAGTTGTTGAAGGAATATTCGAGTATTAACGTTTTATTTTACCAGACTTTATTTGCAACAATTTCTTTGTTTCCATTTGCAGCAATTGGGATACATAATATTAGTAATTTTTGGGAAATAGTTTGTTTGAATAATGTAATTGGAAATTTACTTTTTTTAGGTATCTTTTGCTCTGCTATTTCATATTATTTGTATGTTGTCGGCCTTGATTTTTTAGGTAGTTCAACAACAGCAATATTTATGAATTTTATACCCATGGTTTCTATGATTGGTGCGTATTTCATCTTAGATGAAGCCATTACACCTATAAAGTTTATTGGTTTATGTGTAGTAATAGCATCAATAATATTAGTCAATTTTGATGGTTCAAAAAAATGGGAAAAGGCAAAGAAAAAATTAGTTTAG